A window from Fragaria vesca subsp. vesca linkage group LG5, FraVesHawaii_1.0, whole genome shotgun sequence encodes these proteins:
- the LOC101294376 gene encoding uncharacterized protein LOC101294376: MACEVGDEGSGSGSLKIKNRRLRIKLLCSYGGKILPRPSDGILKYVGGETRVIALSHDANFSELMKKVNAVVEGDMVLKYQLIPEGLDALVSVRSDEDVKHMLDEYDRQEKQGMSPRLRTFLFSSKPIMIESSSSNNNNNQTLELEQRYIDAINGIVRSSSKQPIMMIGGSPRLSSSFGNNCSSPLASYSPLASFSSACSSPKSESPEHHYMVVQEANQILQASRFSLPLVMHKVHSSPSICGNLNLQQQYQNLNLAHRHHHHQYPQQHQSGHYQMTRSLSRNSHPQNHSRGTPTPPHMSPGGRSESGSVRSLMGQNQSHHNSTCTSPRHQHQRMINIAAVGGGRSYGYSDDSCNMVDRAESLPTSP, translated from the exons ATGGCGTGTGAAGTCGGTGACGAGGGATCGGGTTCGGGATCGCTGAAGATCAAGAATAGGCGGCTTAGGATCAAGTTGTTATGCAGCTATGGCGGGAAAATCCTACCCAGACCTTCCGATGGTATTCTTAAGTACGTCGGTGGCGAGACTCGTGTCATTGCCTTGTCCCACGACGCTAATTTTTCTG AGTTGATGAAGAAAGTAAATGCAGTAGTTGAAGGGGACATGGTGTTGAAGTACCAGTTAATCCCGGAAGGTCTGGATGCCTTGGTCTCTGTTCGAAGCGATGAAGATGTAAAGCACATGTTGGACGAATACGATAGACAAGAGAAGCAAGGCATGAGTCCAAGGCTAAGAACCTTCTTGTTTTCATCCAAGCCAATCATGATAGAAAGCAGCAGCAGCAACAACAACAACAACCAGACATTAGAGCTAGAGCAGCGGTATATTGACGCCATTAACGGCATAGTTCGTTCATCATCGAAACAACCAATAATGATGATCGGCGGCAGCCCTCGCTTGAGCAGCAGCTTTGGGAATAATTGCAGCAGCCCCTTAGCCAGCTACAGCCCCCTCGCTAGCTTTTCCTCTGCTTGTTCTTCGCCCAAGTCAGAATCGCCCGAACACCATTATATGGTGGTACAAGAAGCTAACCAGATATTACAAGCTAGTCGATTTTCGCTCCCTCTAGTTATGCATAAAGTGCACAGCTCTCCCAGTATTTGTGGTAATCTTAATCTACAACAACAATACCAAAACCTAAACTTGGCTCACCGTCACCACCACCACCAGTACCCGCAGCAACACCAAAGTGGCCACTATCAAATGACTAGGAGTCTATCAAGAAACTCGCATCCCCAAAACCATAGTAGAGGTACTCCCACCCCACCGCATATGTCCCCCGGGGGAAGATCTGAATCAGGGAGCGTGAGGAGCCTGATGGGTCAAAACCAGTCTCATCATAATTCCACTTGCACTAGTCCAAGACACCAACACCAAAGAATGATAAATATTGCAGCAGTAGGAGGAGGAAGAAGCTATGGTTATTCTGATGATTCTTGTAACATGGTTGATAGGGCTGAGAGTCTTCCAACTAGTCCATGA